In Equus quagga isolate Etosha38 chromosome 14, UCLA_HA_Equagga_1.0, whole genome shotgun sequence, the genomic stretch aagtgtaaaattttaggattctggtTGCCAGGGAATAGGAGGTGAGACAAGAATGTCCATTATATTTTTACTCAGAATGATGTAAATGACTCCAATTTCCCCCATCTCCTTCCATCTCACTTCTTCAGCCTTCAAGGTGAGTTGCTAAAGCAGAACACCCTGTAGACGGGAGCTAACTTTGGTTTTTTCACATGGCAGGTCCAGACTGAGCTCTGTTGTCGGTGACATGGGAGCTGAGAAAATGAAAGTCTTGACCTCCTATCCGTCTTCCTGACTTCCTCATCATGGCAGCAGTGCAGGCAGACCCCGCCCTACATGAACCCATGTACTTGTTCCTCTCCATGTTGTCTGTCACTGAGGTGGGTGTTTCTGTGTCTAAACTGCCCAGTGTCATGGGCATTCTCTGGTTTGATGCCCGCCAGATTGACTTTGATGGCTGCCTGTCCCAGATGTTCTTCATTCATACCTTCTCTTGCATGGAGTCAGGGGTCCTGTTGGCCATGAGTTATGACCGCTTTGTAGCCATCTACAATCCACTACGCTATATAGCCATCCTGACCCCACCCCATATCATCTCCATGGGACTGGGCATTTCACTGAAGAGTGTGACACTCATGGCCCCTCTTCCAATCCTTTTGAGGCAACTACCCTATTGCCACATTAATGTCCTCTCCCACTCCTACTGCCTCCACTCAGACCTGATCCAGCTGCCTTGTGCTGATACTAAGCTCAATAGCATCCTGGGTTTGGCCATTGTCCTGGCCACTTTTGGACTAGACTCACTGCTCATCATGGTCTCTTATATCCTGATTCTTCACACAGTGCTGGGCATCGCTTCTAGGGAGGGACGGCAGAAGGCTCTCAATACATGTGTGTCACACATCTATGCAGTGCTTGTGTACTATGTGCCTATGATTGGTGTCTCTGTGATGCATCGCGCTGCCAAGCATGCCTCACCTCTGGTTCACACGCTCATGTCTAGCATCTACCTCTTTGTGCCTCCTGTGCTCAACCCCATCATCTACAGCGTCAAGACAAAGCCAATCCAACAGGGAATTGCCACACTGTTTTCTTGCAAGAGACAATTGCTCTAAATCACTCCAAAGGTCAAGGACTTTGAGTCAGTCCATAAACTCTGATGGTGTTTCTGCTGTGGGCAAAGCTCTACACCAGGCATTTTGAGGAGGAATAGGAGCAAGGAATTCAAAGCATTGTCACAGGCTTGAATCTGGATCACAAAAGTTATCTCTAGCCCTTCCCATCCCACATCATATCAATGTATGCGTGTCTCtgtatgtgcacatgtgcatgtcaTCTCTAACACATATGATCAACTTGAGTGAATACTTCAtgaacttctcttttctttttcccttcaaaacTCCTAGCAAAAAACCTGGCAAATAGCAAAGTAATAGTAAAAAATGGTAAAGGCTTGAGACTTAATGATATttgaatttaaacaaaacaaatttctgttttgaagGGGTATGCAGGGATTAAGAGTCTCCTCCAATAAAAGAAGATCATCCTAGAAACAGCATTTTGAGTAAAGTGAACATACTTTCTGGTATGCCTCAGATAATCATGGTTTATACTTATTTTCCTCAGCACCATCATTAATAGCACTCTCTTCCCTCTCAGAAATGTCCTTGTTTAAACAATAAATTAGATGGCAAACCTACCTATGATGTGATCCTCTTCCTGTAATGCAAGGAACCAGactctccccacagcccagcaATCCACGGGCTCTACCCCCAGAATTTATGTACAGGGAGATGCTGAGAATGAGAAACAGCTGACTAAATGGCCTCAACTTAGGCAAAAAATAGAATATAGACAACCTCCTAATTCCCAGCTCTCAGATCCTAAGAATCTGGGCAAATGCGCCAAATTCTGCTTTAGTAGAATCTCAGGCTCTGTCTTAGGGCAAAATAGGTCTCATGTCACTGTGCATGGATATTGCTGTTCCCCTTTCCTCGCATCCCTTCAGCCCTCAGTAACCTCGCTGTGCTATGTGGCAGgtatattttcatcttatttcttaACCTCAACTGTCCTCCAGCTCTGTCAGGCACTTCCAGGAACATCTTCTCATTTCTCCAGGGGAACATGTAATCAATATGGAGACCACTAGATTGGACGCCCATCAATGACAGCTTCTATAAAGCCAAAGTGTTTGTCCTGGAGAACTCCTGGTCAAATCTCACTAACAAATATCAGGGAAGATGATTTCTTCCACGGTGGTTCCCAAAGATTCCTGAATGAATATGGGTGTCTTTCACTAAAGAGTGGCTaattactttcttcatttattcaaataatatttttgagcacGTATTACATGTAAATGatagatatataatattttattttcatctgcaTCATAAAGAATAAATCTAAAAACTTAACAATGGATGTTGCAGTAATTTCTTGGGAAAGGTCCAATATTGCATTCTAAGTTTTAAATGACATCAGCAGATGGACATACAATGCAAGCAACAAATCTAAAGCATGAATATGCATAAACAGACTTCAGATATGTGATCAAATCTCATTTTTAGCAAGATTACTTTTGCAGTCACTTCTTTTATAATAGAAATCATTACTTCTGGGGACATGATTGCCTAGCAGAAATACTCAGAGAGATGTCCATATCATTCTTAATAGAGTTTTTTTCACAGTTGTTCAGGAATCCAGGACttagaaaaatccaaaatgatagttggatgattttttttaaaaaaattacgtTAAAACATTATCTCATAAATTTTTTGGCTATCTTCTGGCTATTTCAAGGACTGTGACTTTGAGGAACAATTTCCAAAGGACAAAAGCACAGATATTTTGCAGCCTTGTAAGGCTGAGGTTAAAGCTACACGGTATAGTATGGTGGCAACTAGCTACACACGGCTACTGAgtccttgaaatgtggctaatttGAATTGACATGTATTGTCATGACATGTGACCAGATTTTGAAGacatcacatgaaaaaaaatggatgtaaaatattttattttttaacataggTTACATGTTGAATTAAtaacattttagatatattgTGTTAAACAACATacactttgaaaattatttttacccatttcttttactttttaacgTTGCTACTAGAAAATTATAAGTACCATATGCTTGTATTATATATCTATTGGACAGCACTAAGTTAGAAGTTAAATTGTGCAAGTCAATAAGAAATGATAGTGAAATAGAGTAATGAATTTGAAGTTGTCTACcagtatttctttgtttaatgAATTCCATAGGTTTGGGGTCATGAAATTTCCAACTTGAATGGCAGAGAAAATAATATCTTATTTGTTTAGAGGACttgaaatatgtatatacttttttattaatatttatttttttaatctgaaaacagtaacaaaacatGATCAGCTTTAGTACGTGGACAGATATCactctgcatttttaaagaatttaggCATGTATAAATAGAAGACCTCTTtagaagggaaaaattaaagcaCAAATAAAACCTCCCAGTTTTGACTTTGTAACTTTCCAGTAGCAGTAGTTAAAGTGATTTTAGGTCATTCGTTTCAAGATATATGACAGTACATTAAAAGTGGGTGATCTTTCTCCCCAGTAACATTTCTCACATAACAATGTGCTAAAGTTACAAATACTGATATGCACAAACAGCTAATTAGTAAGAAAAGTATGTACAGTACTGTAGCATAATGAATGTGGTAGCTGCAATATCTTAATATTAACCAACTTTTAGTATACACGATACTGCTATATTTTTCTGCCAATTCACAGGTTAAAAGTTGTTACTGAAGCCCTCTGTTTTGCACATATTGCCTGATGTTTAATATACAATGCAGATATCACattcagtatatacatatatgtatttatatatatatatatgttttacacatatatatatttactggaAGACACTCAAACTGTGACTAGAACCTAGCTTCCAAGATTAGaggcaaagaaatacaaatatatatcagAGTAGAAATCCATAATCATAAAAATGCACCACTAAAAATGCTCATATTAAGACAAACAGCATGCAAAAAGTTTCAATATTTTGTACATAAAGGCAGAAGGATTGTACAAGTGTTCAAATTCACCTAGTATTCCTGGTAAGGGTGAATTGTTAGAGAAATCAGACTAGtttagcatttttattaaaaattttttgtctttttttccctgataTTATTCCTGTATGGAATATAATGCtagaataacattttaatttatggaaatcttcagttaattttattattgaaaattagGTTCAATATTTCCtatactgattttatttgttaGATAAGTTAAAATTGTTTCCAAAAACATTTACGTTCATGTGAATGCGTGTGATTGCTGTTACTGGATTGTCATCGCTTGTAGGCCCTCTCAGccgacagagaaaagaaatatggcTGAATACTAACCTGTGTACATACAAACTTCTATAAGCATTTCTGCATTTAACCATCTGCATCAACATAATGCTAAACGTGACTTCATCCTGATGTCTCCAGCTCCAGCCCATGGATCATTTATAACTCCTACACTTGCTTTTCTGTAACCTCCCAATCTAGCAGTGAGAAAACTGGCTCCCAGCATCTGCCGTCCATTTACTTAATTCTTCAATTCCAGCACAAATGTGTAATGTTTGTGGAACTATTAATCTACACCCACATGAGAAATTACTTTATCACTAGAGTATAGCACTTTATTATACTTCCTTTTGCCTGTAGCCTTGAAGATTCCACCCATTTCTCAGGTTACGTAGGTCAGCAAACTTTCCCCCCATCTCTTTCAGTGTGGTCATTTCATACACTTGTAATAGATTATATTCTTTTGTCAtattctgcattccatcctgggatccCCCAAtgtcctaaatgatttttttaagtttacagacATTATAATTCACTCTGTGCTGCTGTAAATTTCTATGGGTTTGAGCAAATGCATAGTGTCATGTAAGCACCATTACATATTACAGAAGGATTTCACCACTCTAAAAACTCCTCTATGTTTCACCAATTCAACACTCCACAACCCCAAATCCTTGATTAGCACTGATTAGCTTAttctctataattttgccttttccagaatttcacataaatggaatcatacatttgtTAGATTTTTAGTACTGGATTTTGCACTTAGCAATATTTAGAATTAATCTATGCCCTTattgatagctcattcctttttaatttctgaatactattccattgtatggatgtgccacTATGTGTTTATCCATTTCCCTACCAAAGGACATCCTGGTTGCTTcaagttttctgtctcttttccttttatgttcaTTATTTGCAAAAAGGTTCTTAGGTGCCTATATGGAATTGGGTTCCTTCTCCTGTAGCAACAGCCTGGGCTATCTTCTACTTGAACTATTGTAACCCATTTAACATCTCCCAAAAATTGATATCCAATCCAATGTCCTCttatatatctcatttaaaataacttacaaagggtCCGTAAGATGACtttctaaattttatgaaatacaaaCACATGTCCGTAATAAAATGTGACTAGTATGGTTATTCACATTCTAGGCACTGAATAACATGCagaaataattatgaataaaaaagtttccaaaaaacCAAATCTATTTTGAAATCTAAACATATCATGCCATTAAAGGCATAAAGTccatacaaatacacacatgcacacacacaaaaagaaatcataaacagTTTTATCtagggaaaggaaacagataGAAAAGGTTGAAGAACAAAGGATAAGGGCTGACTTCTTGATTtaatcttcttttgatttctagCTAAATTTCGGCTGTTGTCTGGAGTTCATGACCTGTGACCATAAAGATTCAATTGACAGATAGCTATCatcaagatataatttaaaaggcagagataaCTCTCAGCAGCTGCTGAAAAGGCCAGCTGCAGATGTGTGACTGATGCCAGCCTGTCAGCCTTGCATCAAAGCGTACCTTGTCTTTAGTTGCTTAGCCTACATTTTGTAACCAGGTCAGACCATCCATTGGTCATTGAACAACTTCTTTGTCCAAGAATCCCTCTTTGTGTTTCTAAACTCTAGTCCCTTCATAACaaatatttctgctttcttctcctacAGCTGACCTTAATTTTACAGTTACAGAAATACAGGCCATGGCTTCTTGGTTGTATTAATTTCTTAAGACTGCTGTACCAAAGTACCATGGcctgggtgccttaaacaacagaaatttattttctcacaattctctAGGCCTCCCACAATTTCTCCAAATGCTGATTtctttgaggcctctctcccctggcttatagatggctgtcttctccctgtgttgtATCGTGGTCTTCCCTTTCTGCTTGTGCATATCTGCATTGTAATCTCCTTTGCTCATAAGGACATCAATAGTATTGGATTGGGCCCATGCAAATACTAAGACACCGggagttaggactccaacatacgAATTTgcgagggacacaattcagcccatgacacTGGTAGATCTTATTGTCCTGAAGCTAATCTTTATCTGTCACCTTTACTCTCAGTACTCCCTCCCCAATCCAGGGAAGTCTTTAGAGGGTCAGTGAGAACATCTGTCCATGTGGACAATTACCATTTAGCCACCCTAATTTGTGTTCCCACAAAGGTTGAAAAAATAGGTGTCGCCACAGATAATCCCATTCATAATCTGCAGTGTAACtttttggaaggaagaaggaggaaaaaattcaCACAAACTGAGCATCTATTAAGCCCAGGAGTAATGCAAGACTATGTCTGTTACATGCTGTGTTTCATTTAAAACTCTCAAAAGCCTTATGAGATGGATTTTATTATCAGAGAATTTAATAAGCTGGTCAACGAGTGACAGAATTGGTAACAACAAAAGAGATTCTTAGTGATATCATGTGCTCACCTCAAAAACtggaataggggccggcctggtggcacagcagttgagtgcgcacgttctgctttggcagccccgggttcgcgggttcggatccccggtgcagacatggcaccacttggcacgccatgctgtggtaggtgtcccacatataaagtagaggaagatgggcatggatgttagctcaggcccaggcttcctcagaaaaaagaggaagattagaagcagttagctcaggctaatcttcctcaaaaacaaacaaacaaaaacctggaaTAATCCCAAGATATTTTCCCTTCATGATGTTTTGGGAGATTCTCAAGCCCATACCCTCTATTGAAAGAAAAGTCTCCTTTGATCCATATTCCTCCCATTTCCTTGACTTTCTTAACATTTGGAAGGCCTGGTCCTAATTTCCCCACTCTGAAACTGTGCTTGCCTGCcattcttcaatttattttcctaCACCAACTGATCCTTGTTTCTTTGGAGAAGCATGCTAACTTCTAGGCTggtaaagaaatgggaaaataagtaaggaaaagAATAGTGGAGGAGAAAGACATCTTTTCCCTGCTTACTTTCTGCCTTTCACTTCCCAATTCTCCCTTCCACTAGGCTTGCAGTGAAGACCAGCCTATTTTGATTCAAATCTAAGCTGCTTCTAATAATGGCCATCAGCACTATGAATTCAGTAATCAGAAGCTGTGACCAAAATTATGGCTTCCCATCAAAGTGATATTTCTGAGAGAAGTCCCTGGTttccaaaaaataatatttacaatcATT encodes the following:
- the LOC124225501 gene encoding olfactory receptor 51I2-like, with the translated sequence PPIRLPDFLIMAAVQADPALHEPMYLFLSMLSVTEVGVSVSKLPSVMGILWFDARQIDFDGCLSQMFFIHTFSCMESGVLLAMSYDRFVAIYNPLRYIAILTPPHIISMGLGISLKSVTLMAPLPILLRQLPYCHINVLSHSYCLHSDLIQLPCADTKLNSILGLAIVLATFGLDSLLIMVSYILILHTVLGIASREGRQKALNTCVSHIYAVLVYYVPMIGVSVMHRAAKHASPLVHTLMSSIYLFVPPVLNPIIYSVKTKPIQQGIATLFSCKRQLL